ACATCACTGGACCACTACCTGCAAACCCTTATATTGCAAACCAGGGCACTTGGTTTTCCAAGTTAGTCAGTGTatcattgtgttttttgtgttgtttgtttattgttatGTTAAAATGTACCAGTCTTTAGGAAATAGGATAAAGATTAAAGTTATAAAGGTTTCAAgctctgtaaaaacaaaaacggccACACCTAATATCACGACACTTACTGTCTTTGACGTTGACCAGACATTGGGACATTCTCAATGGTGTTAAAGATGCAAAACGTTctaaatttaaaagtacaaaatgaTACTTGTATTGCGGGACTCGTCTTTAAAAAGAGATGTCTGACAatgcatgtaatttttttcccacatataCCTccctacaaacaaacaaaaaatacaattgtccCTGCAACTGCAAAGAATGAAGTGTGCACAAGTAAACGAGACACAACCGATGCATATTGATGACTGACGCAGAATATATAGAGACAAACGCCATCAACTCAAtccatttgttgttgttctgattTGGAAGCAACACGAGCAGCAGCACTTTGTAATAGCAAACATACCCGATCCATTGGGGCCGATGATCGCCGTGAATTTATGAAAGGGTCCAATGATTTGCCGTCCCTTGTATGACTTGAAGTTTTCGATCTCAATGAGTTTCAGATAACCCATTGTAGTTCAGCAGTCaaaatttggttaaaaaaaaatcaaatcaaataaaagggCGACAGGCTAGTGATGGCTAATGCTAACAAGCGATGTCTACTGGAcgagtgctgaaaacaaaagcatGCGCGCAAACAAATAAACCTCGCTGCTCACTTTGATGCCCGACGATGTGAGCATCCCACTGGCGAATGCATCTACCCGGCAATCATTGCAAGTCAGTCCTAATGTCAACTACTCGACGTAATGCAGCGGTGACAACAATGCGCCATTTCACATTCCAACCGGAAGAAAGAGTTAGAGCGCGAGAGACGTACTCTCGCAGCTTCTCGCGAGATTGAACATgctatgatttgttttttttttccgtttgtttttCTTCGAAATACAACGCAGTCAAAATTTTGTATActgcactgtactgtactgttatTGTTTGACATATTACCTTCAATTCAACGACTAAAGCCTTGGAAATTAATTtcaatatatgaaaaaaagtaagGTGTTACCATGGTCACCGAGGGCCGCAAACACAGCAGGGCTGCGTTGGCGCTTGAACGATTCCTGTGAAAGAAATTTTATCGCGGCGGGGAGTGCCGTTTAAATATATTGTTGATTCAGTCTCAACTTGAGAATTTGAAGAGCTAAGAGATAAACCGACTAAACAGCTTTATCTGGTAAGTGTCGGGTGattcaaaaatacaaaagttgTACAGTGTAAAGGTGTCCAAACAACGGCCCGGAGCCATTTGTGGTCCGCCgtcagtttttatttcattttgttttattttatttaatctaggagcatatattttaaaaataatatttgttatAATGCTATTGAATGTGGCTGTTGAAAAGTGTGAAAAATGTGACTCCCACAATCACCCAAAATGTAAATGGGTGGTTCGGAGACATTCTGCCTGATGCCAGCAAATTATGGAAAGAAACTGAAATAGTAACAAACATTCTGTTTATAATATCATGTCATTGGGTAATAAATCAGTGTTCATTcttgacatcattacaacctatgagCTAGACTTTGTGCCAATAAATGAAAGGCAGTTCATAGAAAGTAACTGAAATAGCATTTTAAATTAAGCAACAtcgaaaaaaatgtatttcatgaaCAAGTGTCACAGGGCAAAACAGACAGTGGTATTGCCGctatttttaagtcattatttcagtgtaaataaattatactgggtgatttcattcttttgaatatttctgttttttagTAAAAGGTGATTCAAAGTAtgttgaggtgttttttttaatacataacataacatattaaaaCTGCACAAATGCACATTTTCCTTACAGACttccaaaaagagaaaatgtacaAAGTCAATTTCCCTCTTGACCAATCGATTGAGACTGCTGTGGAGCGGAGACAGGCTGCCGAGGCTGCACGCAAGGCTCGAATTTTCAATACAAGGCTGCGTGTAATGGGCCTTGACCTGGATGCACTCCACAAACAGACTCAGGAGAAAACGCACCGCGAGCGAATGGAGCGAGAAAGGGACAAAGCTTTTGGTAAAAGATATAGAGAATGACAGACAAGACAGGATTGAGAATAAACGAAATATTATTTCTGTGCATGTTGCAGATCGGATGAGACTGGAGCACGATGAAGCGTTGTTGCGGCAAGACATAGAGGAAAGAAAAGTGCGTGAAGCTTTGCACGCAGCCCTGGCTCAGTACTGGAGAATCCAGCAGTGTGCGGAGGACTCCCATGACGCAGATCTCAAGTGCGGCCTGAGGGGGGCATTCGAGATCAATGTTCCAGAGGCTGAGCTAGGGCCTGCCAGCATGCAGATCTTTCAGGTAGGCCATGCCTGATGGGTGCAAACAAAGACATGGTTCATAAAAAGATGTGACCTTATTTGGGTGTTCCGTAGGGTGAAGATATTGGAGTGGCACAGCGGAGGAGAGAACAAATGAAACAGACAGAACGCAATCTGCTGGCACAAATAGTCCAAAAGGAGAGAAGGTGCATGGAAAATAAGCACAGAGGTGATTCTATTCCATTCTATTGCTAGATATTATATGTATGTCACTGCTTTAAAAATAATGCTCGagtaatattatataataattgAGTAATTACTGCCAGACTTTGTACTGTCATAGGGTGCACGTGACCAAAGGATTCACACAAATTCTGATTCTAAGGTTAACATATATTTTAGAACAACACCTAATGACAGGAGCAATGGGCTTGAGATCACAGATGGAAATTCCCCAGACTTTGTTGGCAGAGTGATATAAATAACGGAAGACAGATTCCGGAAGACTTCGAATTATGCTGGCAACAGGGTTGTTAAATTAGTGTACTCTAAATCTCGTGTGTATGAATTGCTGATATTTTTAATACAGAATGGGAGTCATTCCCAACCTATTCGATCGATCATTCCTTCCATGAGcatatcagcaaaaaaaaaagtgtgtacgTATTCTATTCTTTAGAATTttattcaattacatttttttcatctatggAAGATGACACAAACACATCTAGTAATCGGAAACTCGTGTCATACTTTCCTGCACAATCATGCATTCCCCACACCCCTTGTTTCTACGGGCTATTGATTGATACACCTCACAGAGCGCTGTTATGCATGTGTGAGTTCAAATATGACAAATGATTTGAGAAAAGTGTATGGTTTTGAACCTCGTGTGTGTCACAGAGATACTCCAAGAAAAAGAGCTGTTGCAACAGGACCTCCTTTGGAGGCACAAACTTGATGCGGAGCAGGAAGACAAAAAAGCCGTCCGTGTCGCTCTTGACCACTACAATCAAGCTCTGGtatagtacacacacacacacacacaggcccgCACGCAGGTACACACAACATGATGAAACACgttcaaccattttctgagccgcttatcctcacaagtgtcacgtagtgctggagcctatcccatgtATATTTGGGAAGgggacacataaacaaacaaccgttggAGTAAAACTTGGTTTACTTTTTAATTATGCCGCCCTGGTAATAATTCATAAAATtacaatgtacatatttattCATCCAGAGCTACACGAGTGCAAGACCTTATTGCCACCAGAGAAATGATGTCAGCTATAACAGTGCACTTGGGGATATGCAGTATCAGGAGCTCACACCCTGTTTACTCACTCTTCTACTGGTATCAACAACAAATATCACTCAGTTtattctaaaataataataaattacattATAATTCCCATTCTTACCCACAGTGCCAAAAAGCGTAAATATACGTGACACGCTTGTAACCATTACGATTCATCAATGGACAACATCAATAGTGAGGCCCGACAGTGCTTGGCTCCCCGCAGGCTGTCGAGCAAGCTGAACGACTGAAGGAGTCACACCGGCGAGAGGAGAGGGAGAATCTTGCTGAGAAGTGGAACACATTGACATCCGCTATGATGACTGAGGGTTGGGATGCGGCAGTGAAGCAGCTGCAGGAAGGGAAGCCTGCTGCGACCGACAGGTGGAGAGGCATGAGCCCCGACCAGCTGAGTGCCATCCACAAAGAAAGAGAGGCGCAATGCGTAGAGAGACAGGTACGGAGATGATGGGACCTTATTATCAAGCCACAAGGTTTTCAAAAGCGCTTGACACGTATTTGTGTATCCATTGAACTTTGCAGGGTCTTCCTAGCCACAGGTAGTAGATGGTAGATGAGACAAATACCCACGGTGGTGTTTGCGTCTCCAAATTCATACAAAGTGGATCCAGTAGCTCCATTTATTTATCCAGAGCAATCCTGGATCATCCACTGAGGTCACTGTTGTGTCAGGTGGTATTTGGAGCATGTTAACTGGTAGTGGGGGTTtcttttggacaattttcatCCAGAACTGGTGTCTGGTTTCTTTCTGGGATGTTGTTAGGAATTGAGCATGGGTAAATAAGATTCTTAATTCTAAgtggactggttgtcagtcaatcagagagcataaaatgacaaacattcactgatatacatccatccattttctgagctgcttatccttacgagggtcatggcagccaatcccagctgtcattgggcaggaggcggggtacaccctgaactcattgccagccaatcacagggctcatggagacagacaacagttgcattcacaatgacacttaggggcaatttagagtctgcaatgaatgcatgtttttgggatgtggaaagaaaccagggTGCCCAGAGAAAGTCcatgcaggcaccgggagaacatggaagctccacacaggcggggatgggattgaacccttgtcctccgaactgtgaggccaacgctttacagctgtcccACCGTGACAccctcacatttacacctatgggcaattcaacTTGTTGAAGGAAGGTGTActacctgaaaggaaaaaaaacgcaaGCACCatgagaatatgcaaactccacacagagatgtCCCAACAGAGATTTGAACACAGATCTCCTGATTGTAAGGCAGACTTACTAACCACTAAATCACTGGCCTGCTGCTTAAAACCCAAAAACGAAGGAATGTGTTGACATGAATTGAAGGTGAACCAGTTGTGAAAATGATCAGACCACGCTTGTTTCTTAAATATGTTCTTCATTTTAATCCCTGGTACCACTAAAGGTGTATTACCTGAAGAATACAATGAACATGACATAAAATGAAGTTGATTTCATAATGCTATCTGTCCTATTTGACACACTTGAGATCTTTTTtatcatggaaaatggatgttaaATTAAACTCTtatgagcttttttttgttgtcatcattATATTTGTCCAAACAAATGTACCTTTAGTTGTACCAggcattaaaaatgaacaagaaactgaagaaacaactaAGAATATTTTCCATGACTGTATAGTAAATCATCTCACCCAACAACTGACTGATACATTGATTAATTGCCATGGCAAAGCTTTTTATACACAATGAGATGATCTTGACAGCCAATCTTTGTTGCCGTGATAAGAGATGGCATGATCTGGAGAAGAAGAGAGATGCGGCGTGGAACTCCCGGCTCGTAGAGGAATCCAGAGAAGCCCAGCAAGAGGAAAAGAGAACGTCAGAACTCAGGCGAGCCAAGCGGATCCAAGATCACCAGTTCAACATGCAGCTGGCTAAAGAGCAGCAAGCACAGTAAGCAACAAATGGAATCCACACTCCAGGAGAACGTTACTACTTTttgtgtacttttgttttttcttacaTGCAGTCAAGAGTATTTGGACAAGGAGGTGTACACCAACAAACCCACTCAGGACTTCTTCTCTCAATTTAACACCACCTCTCGCTGATGCTGAGGTGTGACATCATAATCCAAAAGGATCCAATGATCATGTACAGCAGCGTCGTCTCCTTGTGACACCTCAATATTctaaaatgatgaataaaacaCAGTACAGATTCTGCCACATACTTTATTGTCTGGTCATACATCCAGTTAGTTACATTGGTAGGCTTATGAAGCAATTACACTGATATTGGCCCCTGATAAAGaggtggaagtgggacactCGACTCCAAGCAGTACCAGGTTGTGCTGGCCATATACCACAATGAGGTACCATAAGTGAGATACACTCCCTGAATCCCCTCAGCCCACCAACTCAGTCATTAATCATTCCCAAAATGCTTTTGaccaacaaatattttattaaaaaagaggGATGGGGGGGGAGCTCAACTGAAGAACAACGGTTCTCCCCTTTGACAAAAAGCAGAAGAAGTGGCAGTTCAGTGAacctaatgtgtgtgtgtgtggtgtgtgtgtgtgtgtggtgtgtgtgtgtgtgtgtgcatgcgcacaCATGCAAGCTTAAGCCTCATTCATAGCTAACACTTGTCAGAATAGAGACAACAAGCACAGATGTTTAGCAGCAAATAGAAGATTGGCTTATTTTGTGTCGTATATGTCCCTATATGAAAATACATATCTCTATATCTCCTGAATACattagtgtgtttgtgtgtgtgagcaaaCGTGTGTCTGGGAGTGTttgggtgtgcgtgcgtgtgtttgtgtgcgtaaaCTAATCAAACCACAAGGAGATGCTTTATCGGTGCCCCTTGCCTTGTCGGGCATCCAATGTCTTTTACAGCTGGCACAGTGATGTGACACTTGTCTCACAGTCAGCTTTTATATGACTAGAGATGCATCAACTGTACATGCTCCATGCGGTGTTGCATCCTACTTTTCACAACTgcatcagacaaaaaaaaaaattaggggaaaaaaactgcagtgCATTGCCATTTGCTATGAAACATTCATTGGAATGGAAATATTTACAGAcataaaatgtacacttttCCAGAAAAATTGAGAACACTTGCGGACAAAATGCTTTTAtccctttttaaatgtttattttacctTCTTTTCATTTGCTAAACAGCCAATTTTTACTGCAATACTATGCCCATAACAAAAGCAACATTACAAAGCATAAAAGTGACGGTTTGCTTTAAGATGATACTCAGACATTTTAGACTTACACATTTTTAAAGCCTTCATGATTGGGTTCAACAAAGCAATCTTTTGAGGGACGTATTTACATTTGTCAAGTGAGGAAAAAGGTCCTGCTCGATTCATTGCCACGCATACACTCTCCTGTACCCGGTATAGCTGGGATGTTGTAGTCTGTTGCGTGTAAAGGTAGACCCAAGGTTATTCATACCCTGGACAAATTTTGAGTTAAagtgcatcctttttttttttttaattattattattattatttttaaatagtgaTTATACTATGCCTTTATAACAGTAAGCATATATTcatgaaaaatgacaataagTATTGGGACTGTTTTATCCAAATGTAGAAATACCAAGTATTgattatgaattaaaatcttTAGAGGTTTCTTTTGACATTTGATGTGTCCCATCTATCTAAATTTTCAACAAATTATATAAcactttttgtcaaaatgttgtCGGGGTATGAATAATTTACAGACTGAAATGTAATCATGTAAGGACTAAAAAGAATACATTCTCTGGATGTAATGAAAATACCAACTATTTGCCTTAAGACTGCCAATCATTTCAGGTTCCTGCAATATTCAACTGCGTTAATGAGCGTCTGGTGTTTACCCACAAGACTCCACCCCTTTTCTGCAAGTAGGCCACTGCTCCTCAAACAAAATGTGGACTGTGACAGTGTAGAAAGAGACAAGGACGAGATACAAAAAGCAAACTGTAACTCTTGACACAAAACGTAGAATATCATCTCCAATCATAACATTACACTTAATGATGGACTAATGACATCAGTCTGGTGCTCTATGCAAAACCCAGCAGGCACAGGAATTGTAAGGACCAGGAGCTATAATACTGTAATATGGCTAAACAGATACATGTAGATGCAGATATATACACCAGATGCTACTCGGCATTTTCACAGCAAGTTCCTCTTAATGCATTCTGTGTTAGCTATGGTAAGAAACCTGGCTTCAGTTCTCTCGGTCAAAAGATCTCAAATCCATGAAATAAGTCAATAAAGAGAAGTTAAAACATGACATACATATCTTTgggtatatacagtactgtgtgtgtgcgtgtgtgtatgtggatttaatgttcaaatatgAAAATGGGATTAGATCaaatagatgtaaaaaaaaaatcactggcaCTTACATTGAATCATTTAAGAAAATGggataaattatgattatggggCACACCAGCTGTGTCCCATTATGCTTCTCTTTCAGTCGACAGTTGCTCTAATACGCAGCCTCCTTAGAACCTTACTACTGCAAAACattcttttttaaaacttttctcaAGAGGATTTGAGGCAACAAATAAAGAGAAGATGAATGAAAGTTAGTCTTTTACGTTATCCACAACACAGATGACAAAGGATCTGAGAGAGTGAAAGGATTTCTCCATGTCAGGGTCAGTCTAATTTATGTCACGTTGTCCAATACCTTGAATTCTCCTTTGGTCAAAACGGTCTAGTCCATCAGATGACATCACCAGCATCTGAATTGTCAATACATTGATTGTGTCTTGGTCATCAAACTACTCAGCAGGGAACAGGAGTGTACGGGCACATATGTGTTGACATGTTTTGGTCTGACGGTCCTCCACGGATGCATGGAGGTTAATCGAGGATAGTGACTTGGTTGGGCAGGCCATTGGCAGCTGAAGAATTGGTGGTGGTATTAACCAGGGTGTTATCTGGCACCTCTGGGTCCTCGCTGGGCCGACTGAACTGGCTGGCCAACGACTCATCCAGGTTGATCTCGGTGGTCAACACGCTACTCCCATTGAAGTCCAAGTTGTCTTCGCTACACAGCTTGCTCTCCTCACACAATGACGGCTGGCTGGCAGTGCGCTTATCCTCCAGATCACTATGAAAAGGAGGAAATTAATGATTGGGGGAGTAGAGCAGATGCTTCTCTTGAAGTATCACAGGCAACATGCGAGACGAAGCAGGTCATAGAAAAAGTTGCAGATAGACCTGTGCACTATTTGGGATCGGCATTAGAAAACAGCATACCTTTCAAGAGATCTGCAAAGCAGGAGCAGGCATCAGTGAGAAGACAGGACATTAAGGGGAGCAGAGAGGGTTAAGGAAGCCAAACATCGAAGAGGGAATCACGATAGAATCACAAGTCCAAATCCAAAGGGATCAACAGAAAAATAACATGACCAACCTGTACTCTCCAAAGGTCTCATCCTTCATTGGCCGGGCTTCTGAGTCCATAGGGCCTTCCTCTTTGTCTTTCACTATGAGGGAGAGAAGTAGTTGGACTTCAATATCAGTTTGTCTGTCACTTTTCAAGAATTATTTGGGGCTTGATCACATAAAAAGGTCTCACAGCACTTTTCATAACAATACATTGGGGACTCAAGCAAGGGGTCTTTAAAGCCAAGTGTCATTTCTCATGTCTTCCAATTTGCTGCAGTCAGAGAGGACTGGCTGACACAATATGGAGTATGTCCTGAACTACTTTGTGACACCACAGGGAATCCCACATGGTCAAGCACTTTGGTGAaggaagcaaaagaaaaagcttCCAAGTAATCTAAGAAGAAACCTCAAATGAAACCAAGAAGGTGCAAGTACATGAGCCTTCAACTGGAATGTTCCCTATTTATGATAATCCACCCTTTAATACCACCACTATCACGTTGCAACTAACCATCAAAAGAATACAAATATGTGCTATAACAGCACACCATTGTGTCATGTACAGCCTCTGTAGTTGTTCAGaattaatatttattaaaaaaaatgtatgaaaatacaaaacattttgataaaataCATCCTGCTTACCAAAGgtgcagattattattattgttacaaTGGAACCTCGAAGTTCAAATGTCTCAGTGGTTGTAGAAATCATTTTTTGACCAAAAAATCTGTGTAAAAAATACTTTGGTTTTCAACACAATTCTTAGTGTTTGAACACCCGTGTTGACCGGGTGGCCAACTCGAGCCGATACAGGGTGGTGCTGAGAAGAGCTGCTACCCACTTCAAGTCAAGCAGTCACTCATCCTCAAGCCAGTGCGTCCTCATAGTTTGAGCATGGACATTCGCGAGTGCTTCTCAAGATtgcttgttgttatttttacagtatttcgCTTCCCATCggcccaaagaaagacagcagtGCTACCAGCACcgaaggaaaaggaaagttgagcGAACCACAGGGGATCTAAGTACAAAAATGGGGGACGTGTTTGTTACAGTTCTTGTTCGTATCGTACTGCTAAATTAACTATTTTG
This DNA window, taken from Syngnathoides biaculeatus isolate LvHL_M chromosome 2, ASM1980259v1, whole genome shotgun sequence, encodes the following:
- the ribc1 gene encoding RIB43A-like with coiled-coils protein 1 isoform X2, translating into MRLEHDEALLRQDIEERKVREALHAALAQYWRIQQCAEDSHDADLKCGLRGAFEINVPEAELGPASMQIFQGEDIGVAQRRREQMKQTERNLLAQIVQKERRCMENKHREILQEKELLQQDLLWRHKLDAEQEDKKAVRVALDHYNQALAVEQAERLKESHRREERENLAEKWNTLTSAMMTEGWDAAVKQLQEGKPAATDRWRGMSPDQLSAIHKEREAQCVERQRWHDLEKKRDAAWNSRLVEESREAQQEEKRTSELRRAKRIQDHQFNMQLAKEQQAHQEYLDKEVYTNKPTQDFFSQFNTTSR
- the ribc1 gene encoding RIB43A-like with coiled-coils protein 1 isoform X1, with protein sequence MYKVNFPLDQSIETAVERRQAAEAARKARIFNTRLRVMGLDLDALHKQTQEKTHRERMERERDKAFDRMRLEHDEALLRQDIEERKVREALHAALAQYWRIQQCAEDSHDADLKCGLRGAFEINVPEAELGPASMQIFQGEDIGVAQRRREQMKQTERNLLAQIVQKERRCMENKHREILQEKELLQQDLLWRHKLDAEQEDKKAVRVALDHYNQALAVEQAERLKESHRREERENLAEKWNTLTSAMMTEGWDAAVKQLQEGKPAATDRWRGMSPDQLSAIHKEREAQCVERQRWHDLEKKRDAAWNSRLVEESREAQQEEKRTSELRRAKRIQDHQFNMQLAKEQQAHQEYLDKEVYTNKPTQDFFSQFNTTSR